The Halarchaeum grantii nucleotide sequence CGAGGACGACGCGGACGACGCGGAGGTGTCGAACGCGCGATGACGGACGTCTGCATCGTCGCGAAGGAGGGCAAGCGCCTCCCGGGCGACCTCTACGCCTACGAGACGGCGTACCGCGCGCTCTCGACGTACGACGCGACCTACCCGTGGGAGAACGCGCTCGCCGTCGAGACGATCAGCTTGGGAACGGCGGTGTCGCTCCTCAACGACCTCGACTGGTATCTCGCGCGCGTCGCCGCCGACGCGTTCGTGCGCGACCCGAGCGTCAGCGAGACGGAGTGGCTCTCCCGGCCGCTCGCGCGCGACCTCCGGGACGGCGACGGCGACCCCGAGGACCGCGTCAACCGACTCAAGGTCTACGGCATCGAGGACGGCCGCCTCGTCGACCCGACGATGGTCCTCCGGGGCGACGCCCAGGAGGGGACGTACGAGCGCGCGGAGTACGACGACGCCGTCGTCGTGCGCGTCACGAAAGACGAGTTCTTCTGAGCCGCGCACACGACCCGAGGCGCGTGGCGCGTGAGCCCGGGCGTCAGTACTCGTCGGTGAACTGCGCGTAGCTGAGGTCGGCCCAGTAGACGGTGCCGTTGTAGCGGACGACCCACGAGCCGCGCGTCTCCTCGTACTGCACGGCGTCGCCGTCGTGCGCCCGGAAGCGCTCGAGGACACCGCGGAAGGCGCTGTCGTCGGTGCTCTCGGCGTAGTAGCTCCCGTTGGTGGCCTCGGAGACGACGGCGCGTTCGCTCTCGTTGAGGTCGCCGAGCGTGAACAGGTGCTCGTCCTTCAACTGCCGGGCGTAGGCGTCGGAGTCGTTCGCGACGACCGTCGACGTGTAGCGATACGTGGTGAGCGTGACGGGGTGGACGTCGCTGACGCGAACCGGGTAGGCGTCGCCGTCGTAGACGACGGCGTCGTACTCCTGCGTGGGGACGAGGACGGAGCGGTCGGCTTCGGCGTCGGTGTACGTCGCGCCGACACCGAGGTCGTAGCCGTCCGCGCGCGGGTCGTGGCGCGGCGGGAACAGCGCGTCGAGCGCGCGACGGTCGACTTCGGGGAGGTCGTCGTACGCGATGCGGTTCGCGGAGACGTTCGAGGCGTTGTAGTCGGCTTCGAGGTCGACGCTCGTCGCCTCGCGCTCTCCGATAGCCGTCCACGAGAGGTCGTAGTACGAGCCCCGGTACGCGAACGGCAGGTCCGCCTCGACGGGTGCGGAACGGCCCTCGATGGTCGCGGAGCCGTTCCGGATGGCGTCGCGAATCAGCCGGGCCTCGGGGTCGGGTTCGGCGTCACTCGGTGGCGCGTCCCGACTCGCGTGGTCGGCGAGGTCGGCGTTCGAGACCGGGTCCATCGAGATGCTTCCGGCGGCCGAGCAGCCGGTGAGGAGCACCAACGGGAGGAGGGCGGCGAGCACGAGGTGGTGGCGGCGCATACGCACTCTCGTGTGAGAAGGGTGGAATAACTTGTGCAGACTGAAAGCGCGACTTGAGCCAGGACGCGGGCGACGGGGCCGGGGCGCACGCGGCGTCGGCGTTCGCGTGCGTGACGGCGAGGCCGTCGCACAGCGGACGGGTCAGTCGAAAACGCCGGCCGTCAGGTAGCGCTCGCCGCTGTCCCAGAACATCGTGACGACGAGGGGGTCTTCGTCGTCGTCGGCCTCGTAGGCGTAGCGCTCGGCGACGCGCTGGGCGACGAGTGAGACGGCGCCGGAGGACTGGCCGACGAGGACGCCCTGCTCGCGCGCGAGGCTGCGGCATTCGGCCTCGGCATCGTCGATGGCGACGGTTTCGACGGTGTCGATGACCTCAACGTCGAGGATGTCGGAGACGAAGCCGGGCCCCATCCCCTGGAAGGCGTCCTCACCGGGTTCCTCGCCGGAGAGGACGGCGTTCCCCTCGGGTTCGACGGCGACGACCTCCATGTCGGGGAACTCCTCGAGGAGGCGGTGGCTGGTGCCGGTGATCGTCCCACCAGTGCCGACGGCGGCGACGAAGGCGTCGATGTCGCGGCCGTCGACCTGTTCGAGGATCTCCTCGGCAGTCGTGCGGTAGTGCGCGCGCGGGTTCGCGTCGTTCTCGAACTGCCGGATGGGGTAGGCGTCGGTCTCGGCGGCGATCTCGGCGGCGCGTTCGTTCGCGTCCGTCATCGACCCCTCAACGAGTTCGAGGTCGGCGCCGTAAGCCCGCAGGAGGTTCCGGCGCTCCTGTGACATGTCGGCGGGCATGACGATGGTGAGGTCGTAGCCGCGCGCGGCCGAGACGACGGCGAGGCCGATGCCGGTGTTCCCGCTCGTCGCCTCGACGATGCGGTCGCCCGGGGAGAGATTGCCGGCCTCCTCGGCGGCGAGCACCATCTCGCGGGCGGGGCGGTCCTTCGCGGACCCGCCCGGATTGAACGACTCGACCTTCGCGGCGACGGTCGCGCCCTCGGGCGAGGGGAGGCGCAACAGGGGTGTGCCTATCGCGTCGAGGATGCTGTCGATCATTAGGAGGTGGTATGGGTGAGGGGGTTAAACCGGTGGCGCTCGATGAGCAGGCGCACCGCTCCGCCGGTGGCACGGCTGTTAAGCCCGTCGAGTACCTAGGAGAACTATGTCCGAGAAACTGGAGACGATGCGTCCGAACCCGGCGTGGGACGCGGACGCGCACGAGGAGACCGTCGAGTCGTGGGCGCGCGTGGCGGACGACGTGACGGTGAAGGTCTGGGGCGGCGACTGGTGCGGTGACTGTCGCGGCCAGCTCCCCGACTTCGCGGCCGCGCTCGAGGCGGCGGGCGTCGAGGACGTCGAGCACTACCCGGTCGAGCGCGTCGACGGCGAGAAGCGGGGCCCGGGCGTCGAGGAGTACGGCATCGAGCTCATCCCGACGGTCGTCGTCGAGGACGCTGGGGGGACCGAGCTCGCGCGCTTCGTCGAGGAGGAGGACCGCCCCATCGCGGTCTGGCTCGCCGAGCGCCTCGACGAGCTCGAGGCGTCGGCCTGAGCTAGCGGTACTCTTCTAGCCACTCGGTGAGCGCGTCGGTGTCCGTGACGGGCGGCGAGCACGCGCGCCGGCAGACGTACGCGGTCGGGCCGTCGCGTGCCTCGCGCCCGGCCCAGATCGGCGGCGCCTCGTCGAGGCCCAGTCGGTCGAGCCAGCCGTCGAGGCCGCCCGCCGTCGGCGGACGCCGCGAGAGCAGGCGGTCGGGGAGGTAGCGCGCGGCGACCGCGTCGCGCCACGCGTCGGGCACGTCGTCGGCGGCGACCGTGAGTTCGAGGTGCCCCCGCTCTCGCTCGGCCGCGGCGAGGACGAGCGACGGGTGCGTGAACCCTCGGTTCTCGACGGTGTCGGCGTGCGTCGCGAGGACGTCCTCGACGACGGCGCGATACTCGCCCTCCGGTCGGAACGCGGCGAGGGCGTCGAGCACGGAGACGGCGACGCCGGTCGGCGAGGGCGTCGAGCGGTCGGCGAGGTCCTGCGGGCGCGCGAGCAACTGCTCGCCGCTCGCCGGCGTGAAGTAGAGCGTGCCGTCGTCGTGGAATTCGGCGACGAGCGCGTCCGCGAGGTCGCACGCGAACGCGAGGTGCGCGACGTCGCCGGTGGCCTCGTAGGTGGTGAGCGCGCCCGCGGCGAGGAAGGCGTAGTCCTCGAGGTAGCCGTTCCCCGAGGAGGCGCCGTTCGCGTAGCGCCGGGCGAGTCGGTTCGTCTCGCCGTCCCAGAGGTGGTCACGGACGAAACCGAGCGCGTCGGCGGCGCGTTCGGCGTAATCGGCGTCGAGGACGAGGCCGGCCTCGGCGAACGCCCGGATCGCGAGGCCGTTCCACGCGCCGATGACCTTCTCGTCGCGCGCGGGCCGCGTGCGCTCCGTGCGGGCGTCGTAGACCTCCGCGTGGGCGCGATCGAGGCGCTCGCGGGTTTCCTCGACCGACATGCCGAGGTCGTCCGCGACGGTCGAGAGGTCGCGCCGGCGCGTGAGGACGGTCGACCCCTCGAAGTTACCCGATTGGGTGACGCCGTAGTACGCGCCGAAGACGGTGGCGTCCGCCGGGTCGTCGACGGCGTCGCTCACCTCGTCGAGCGTCCAGACGTAGAACGTGCCCTCCTCGCCCTCGCTGCGGGCGTCGAGCGTGCTGTAGAACCCGCCCTCGGGGTGGGCGAGCTCGTCGGCGAGGAAGTCGAGCGCGCCCGCCGCCACCTCGCGGTAGCGGTCCGTACCCGTGAGCTGGTGGCCGGCGAGGTAGACGCGCGCGAGTTCGGCGTTGTCGTACAGCATCTTCTCGAAGTGCGGGACCGTCCATTCCCGGTCCACGCAGTACCTGTGAAACCCCCCGCCGAGGTGGTCGTAGAGGCCACCGGCCGCCATCGCGTCCAGCGTCTCGGTGGCGACGGCGCGCGCGGCGTCGGCCGGTCGCTCCTCGTCGTCGGCAGGGGCGCCGGTGCCGTCGCTGTCGGTTCCGTCCGCGTTCGCGGCGGCGCGCAGGAGGACGTGCAGACGGCCGGGCTGGGGGAACTTCTGGCCCTGTCCCCACCCGCCGTGCTCGCGGTCGGCACGGCGGACGCCCTCGCGCGCGGCGGCGTCCAAGACGTCGCTCCCCGGCGGTTCCTCGGCGGGCGTCGGGACGTCCTCGACTTCGCCCTTCAGGGCGTCCGCCCACTGGTCGGCGCGCTCCTCGACGGCCTCGCGTTCGCCCTCCCAGCGCTGGTGGAGCGACCGGAGGACGTCGCGAAAGCCGGTCTGGCGCTCCGTCGACTCGGGCGGGAAGTAGGTCCCGACGTAGAACGGGCGCTTGTCGGGGGTGAGCCAGACGGAGAGCGGCCACCCGCCGCCGCCGGTCGCGAGCTGGGCGACCGTCATGTAGAGCTCGTCGACGTCCGGGCGCTCCTCCCGGTCGACCTTCACGGGGACGAAGTGCTCGTTCAGGTAGTCGGCGATGTCGGGGTCCTCGAAGGACTCCTCGGCCATCACGTGACACCAGTGGCAGGCCGAGTAGCCGATCGAGAGGAAGACCGGGACGTCGCGCTCCTCGGCGGCCTCGAAGGCCCGGTCGTCCCACGGCTGCCAGTTCACGGGGTTGTCCGCGTGCTGCTGGAGGTACGGACTCGCCTCGTCGGCGAGGCGGTTTCGGTCCGTCGGGTCGCTCATGTGGTGGTGATTGCGCGGCGACGCGGGTAAAGGGTCGTGCGTCGGCGCTCCCCGCTCCGGGAGCCGGTACCGCCGCCCACAGTACGCACGTCCGTGAACACATCGTGGCTCGGCAAGAGCAACCTTTACACCGGTGTGCTTTCTCTCTCCGTCCATGACCGAGACCGTCCTGCTGGTCGGCGGCGGCGGCCGCGAGCACGCCATCGCGCGTGCGCTCGCCGACGACTGCGACCTCTACGCCTGCGCGTCGAACCGGAACCCCGGCATCGTCTCGCTCGCCGAGTCGGTGGAGACGCTCGACGAGAACGACCCCGACGCCGTCGTCGCGTACGCCGAGGAGGTCGGCGCGGACCTCGCCGTCGTCGGCCCCGAGAGCCCGCTCGCGGCGGGCGTCGTGGACGCCCTCGAAGACGCCGGCATCTACGCCTTCGGCCCGAAGCAGGCCGAGGCGCGCATCGAGACGGACAAGCAGTTCCAGCGGGAGTTCATGGCCGAGCACGACATCCCCGGGACGCCGTGGTTCGAGACGTTCGACGACGCGGGGGACGCGGCGTCGTACGTCGAAGAACTCGGTGAGGAGGGCGAGGACGCCGCCGTGAAGCCCGCGGGCCTCACGGGTGGGAAGGGCGTTCGCGTCACCGGCGACCAGGTGACGCACGCCGAGGCCGCCGACTACGTCCGCGAGAGCGGCCACGACGAGTGGGTCGTCGAGGAGCGCCTCGTCGGCGAGGAGTTCACGATTCAGGCGTTCGTCGCGAACGGGCAGGTTCGGACCACTCCGGCCGTTCAGGACCACAAGCGCGCCTACGAGGGCGACGAGGGGCCGAACACGGGTGGAATGGGCAGTTACAGCGACGTCGACCTGACGCTTCCGTTCATGACGCAGGCGGACTACGACGCCGCCGTCGACGTCATCGAGGCGACCGTCGACGCCCTCGGAGGGTATCGCGGCGTCCTCTACGGCCAGTTCATGCTCACCGACGCGGGCCCGAAGGTCGTCGAGTTCAACGCGCGCTTCGGCGACCCCGAGGCGATGAACACGCTCCCCGTCCTCGAGACGCCGTTCCTCGACGTCCTCACGGCCGCGCGCGACGGCAACTCCCTCCCCGAACTGTCCTTCTCGGGCGAGGCCACCGTCTGCAAGTACGCCGTCCCCGAGGGCTATCCCACGGACCCGGAGGCGGGCGCGGAAGTGACGCTCGACGAGGAGTCCGTGGGCGAGGCCCTCCTCTTCTACGCGAGTGTCGACGCCCGCGAGGACGGCGTCTACACCACTACCTCGCGCTCGTTCGCCGTCGTCGGGCGCGGCGACTCCATCGCGGCCGCCGAGGAGCAGGCTGAGTCCGCCCTCTCCGGGCTCGGCGAGGGGTTCCGCGTCCGCCACGACGTCGGCAAACCCGACCTCGTCCAGCGGCGCATCGACCACATGGACGAGCTTCGCTAACGCGCCACACCCCCGGCCCCTGCTTATACGTACCAGCCGGGAGTAGCGTCGCACATGTCCAGTACCGAGGTCACCCGACTGCTGAAGAAGGCGTATCAGGACGAGATTGAGACGGTCATGAACTACATGTCGAACTCCATCGTCCTCGACGGCGTGCGCGCCGAGGAGATCAAGGAATCCCTCCAGGCGGACATCCAGGAGGAGCTCGGGCACGCCGAGCAGCTCGGGAACCGCCTGAAACAACTCGAAGAGGCCCCGCCCGGCTCCGGCGAGTTCGAGGCCTCCCAGCACAGCCTCCAGCCGCCCGAGGACACCACGGACGTCCTCTCCGTCATCGAGGGCGTCATCGAGGCCGAGGAGGACGCCATCGCGACCTACCGCGACCTCATCACGGTCGCCGAGGAGGCCGACGATCCCGTCACCGCGGACCTCGCGACCACGCTCCTCGCCGACGAGGAAGCCCACCGCACCGAGTTCCGCGGCTACCGCAAGGAGTACAAGAAGTAGCGCGGCCGCCGGGACCGGCTCTCCGAGACGCGAGTGAAGTGCATGCGAACCGACGCGACGCCTCGCCGTCGCGGGCGGCCTCTTTTCAGAGTTCCGCGGCGTACTCGCGCGCGCTTGCGAGCGTCGCCGCCGCGTCGAATCCCGGGTAGTCACCGTCCTCGTAGCGGACCTCGCCGTCGACCATCGTGAGCGCGACGTCGTCGCCGTGCGCGGCGTAGACGAGGTGCGAGTGGACGTCGTGGATCGGCGTCGAGCGCGCGCCGTCGGCGTCGAGGCAGACGAGGTCGGCCGCCCATCCCTCGCGGAGTTCGCCGACGCGCTCGAAGCCCGCCGCCTCCGCGCCGTTCCGCGTCGCCATCTCGAAGACGGTCTCGGCGGGAACCGCGGTCGGGTCGAGCGAATCGACCTTCCCGAGGAGGCTCGCCTGACGCATCTCCGTGAAGGCGTCGAGCGTGTTGTTGCAGGGCGGGCCGTCGTTCCCGAGCGCGACGTTGATGCCGCGTTCGAGGTAATCCTCGATCGGGGCGATGCCGGACGCGAGCTTCATGTTCGAGGACGGGCAGTGCGTGACGTGCGTGCCGGTCTCCGCGAGCACCTCGCGCTCGGTCTCGTCCGTCCAGACGCAGTGCGCGAGCACGACGTCCTCGCCGGTGAGGCCGACCTCGTCGAGCCAGTGGACGTTCCGCATCCCGGTTCGGTCCTCCACGGTCTCGATCTCGTCGCGGTTCTCGCTCGCGTGCGTGTGGATGCGCACGCCGTCGTAGGCGTCCGCGAGGTCGCGCGCGCCGCGCAGGCACGCCTCGCTACAGGTGACGGCGAAGCGCGGCGTCACCGCGTAGCGGACGCGGTCGTCGAACGCGCCGTGGTACTCGCGAATCAGGCGCTCGCTCTCGGCGAGGCCCGCGTCCGTGGCCTCCTCGAGGCCGTCCGGGCTCGCGGTGTCCATCAGGACCTTCCCCATGCGGGCGCGGATACCGGTCTCGCCGGCCGCCTCGAAGGCCGCGTCCGCGTGGTGCACGGAGAGGTGGTCGACGACGGTGGTGGTGCCGGAGGCGAGACACTCGAGGTAGCCGAGCTCGGCGGCGACGCGCATCCCCTCGCGGTCGAGGCCGGCCTCCATCGGGAGGACGGACTCGAAGAGCCAGTCGAGGAGCTCGGTGTCGTCCGCGATGCCGCGCCCGAGGCTCTGCACGGAGTGGACGTGCGCGCCGACGAGGCCGGGCGCGACGATGTCGTGGTCGCGGCGTTCGTGGTCGGCGTACTGTTCGACGAGTGCCTCGCGCTCGCCGACGGCCGCGATCCGGTCGCCGTCCGTGACGACGGCGCCGTCCGCGACGGCTGTCTCGGCGTCCACGACGACGGTCCCCGTGAGTAGCATCCGCTCCCTCTCGGCGGTCGGGGGACAAAAGCGTGGGGGATAGCGCACCGTGGCGGCGGCCGGTCGGCAGACGACGCCGGCGGGCGGCGGCCGTCGCGGCAGCCGTCGCACGTCGGGCGGTCCGCGCCGGTCGTCGCGTCAGTCGTCGGCGGCGTTCACTTCGTCCTCGGCGTCCGCGTCCGCCGAGTCGGGCTGCGGGATGGTGATCTCGGGGAGGCCGGCCTCGATCTGCTCGCGTCGGTCCTCGAACTCCCCGGGGAGGACGAGGCGGCCGCCGAGGTCGTCGAGCGGTTCGTCGCTGTCGTAGCCGGGCTCCTTCGTCGCGAGCTCGAAGAGGACGCCGTCGAACTCGCGGAAGTAGACGGAGCGGAACCAGTGCCGGTCGATCTGCTGGGTGGGACGGAGGCCCATCGAGCGGACGGCCGTGCGCATCTCCGCCTGCTCGTCGTCCGTGGGCGTCTGGAAGGCGACGTGGTGGACGGTCCCGTGGCCCTGCCGGGACGCCTCGACGGTCGGGAGCGTGTCGACGTACTGCCCGACCTCGCCGGCGGCCGCGAAGCGCGTCCGCCGGTCGCCGGGCGTGTCACCCTCCGCCTGCTCGGTGCCGACTTCCTCGAGCCCCATCGTCCGCAGGAGCTTCTGGGTCGGCTGGGGGTCGGTGAGCCAGAGCGTCACCGAGTGGAAGCCGCGAATCGCGTGCTCCTCGGGGACGAACGCCGTCCACGGGACGGTCGGGTCGTCCTCGGGAATCTCGACCGCGACGAGTTCGACGGGGAGGCCGTCCGGGTCGCGGAACGGCAGGACGGTCTCGCCGAAGCGAGTGACCCGGTCGTCGTAGTCGACGCCGTAGTCCTCGAAGCGCGCCTCCCAGAAGTCGAGGCTCCCCTCGGGAACGCGGAAGGCAACTCGGGAGACCTGCCCGGATCCGACCTTCCCCTGCGACATCTCCTCCCACGGGAAGAACGTCATGCTGGTCCCGGGTGTCCCCTCCGCGTCCGCGAAGAAGAAGTGGTACGTCCCGGGGTCGTCCTGATTGATCGAGCGCTTCACGAGGCGGAGGCCGAGCGTCTCCACCCAGAAGTCGAGGTTTCGCTGCGGGTCGCCCGCGATACACGTGACGTGGTGAATGCCCGGCGTCGGGTTCGGGTCAGCCATACTTCGAAAAGGGCACAGAGGGACTTCAGTCCGCGCTAACCCCCGTGTCACCACCCCGAGGGTCGGGGCGCGAAGCGGTAGCTCTGTGGCGGGTGAACGAACGGCGGGACGGGAAAGAGGACGGCGTTACTGGAAGGCGGTGCCGTAGCCGGCGCGCTCGCCCTCCTCGACGGGTTCGGCCGTCTCGAAGCGCTCCTCGATTTCGTCGTACTGCTCGCGGACCTCCTCGTCGACGCTGGCGTGGACCTCCTCGAGCGCCTGCTCGAAGTGCGCCATCGTCACGCGGACGTTCCCGACGGAGTCGGCGGCGTCCTCGGGCGAGACGGTGTTGACGAACTCGCGCGTCGCGGCCATCGTCGCCTCGCGGACGAGCGCTTCGAGGTCCGCGCCGACGAAGCCCTCGGTGCGCCGGGCGACCCGGTCGAGGTCGACGTCGTCGGCGAGGGGCTTGTGCTCCGTGTGCACGTCGAGGATGGCGCGACGGGCGTCGCGGTCGGGGACGGGCACGTGGATGTGGCGGTCGAGACGACCCGGCCGGAGGAGCGCGGAGTCGATGAGGTCCGGGCGGTTCGTCGTCGCGACGACGACGACGTCCTCCAGGTCCTCGATGCCGTCGAGCTCCGTGAGGAGCTGACTGACGACGCGCTCGCCGACGCCGGAATCGCTCTGGTTCCGGCCGCGCTGGCCGGCGATGGAGTCGATCTCGTCGAAGAACACCACCGTCGGCGCGTTCGAGCGGGCCTTCTCGAAGACCTCGCGAACGCCCTTCTCGGACTCGCCGACGTATTTGTTGAGGAGCTCGGGGCCCTTCACCGAGATGAAGTTCGAGTTCGCCTCGTTCGCGACGGCCTTCGCGAGCAGGGTCTTCCCCGTGCCGGGCGGGCCGTAGAGGAGGACGCCCTTCGCGGACTCGAGGTCCATCGACTCGAAGACCTCGGGGTAGTCGAGCGGCCACTGGATGGTCTCGCGCAGGCGCTCCTTCGTGTCGCCGAGGCCGCCGACGTCCTCCCAGGTGACGTCCGGCACCTCGACGAACACCTCGCGCATCGCGGACGGCTCGATGCCCTTCAGCGCCTCCTTGAAGTCGTTCTCGGTGACCTGGATGGACTCCAGTATCTCGGCCTCGATCTCGTCGGACTCGAGGTCGAGTTCGGGACGGATGCGTCGCAGGGCGTTCATCGCGGCCTC carries:
- the purD gene encoding phosphoribosylamine--glycine ligase, which codes for MTETVLLVGGGGREHAIARALADDCDLYACASNRNPGIVSLAESVETLDENDPDAVVAYAEEVGADLAVVGPESPLAAGVVDALEDAGIYAFGPKQAEARIETDKQFQREFMAEHDIPGTPWFETFDDAGDAASYVEELGEEGEDAAVKPAGLTGGKGVRVTGDQVTHAEAADYVRESGHDEWVVEERLVGEEFTIQAFVANGQVRTTPAVQDHKRAYEGDEGPNTGGMGSYSDVDLTLPFMTQADYDAAVDVIEATVDALGGYRGVLYGQFMLTDAGPKVVEFNARFGDPEAMNTLPVLETPFLDVLTAARDGNSLPELSFSGEATVCKYAVPEGYPTDPEAGAEVTLDEESVGEALLFYASVDAREDGVYTTTSRSFAVVGRGDSIAAAEEQAESALSGLGEGFRVRHDVGKPDLVQRRIDHMDELR
- a CDS encoding TlpA family protein disulfide reductase, which gives rise to MSEKLETMRPNPAWDADAHEETVESWARVADDVTVKVWGGDWCGDCRGQLPDFAAALEAAGVEDVEHYPVERVDGEKRGPGVEEYGIELIPTVVVEDAGGTELARFVEEEDRPIAVWLAERLDELEASA
- a CDS encoding ring-cleaving dioxygenase, whose product is MADPNPTPGIHHVTCIAGDPQRNLDFWVETLGLRLVKRSINQDDPGTYHFFFADAEGTPGTSMTFFPWEEMSQGKVGSGQVSRVAFRVPEGSLDFWEARFEDYGVDYDDRVTRFGETVLPFRDPDGLPVELVAVEIPEDDPTVPWTAFVPEEHAIRGFHSVTLWLTDPQPTQKLLRTMGLEEVGTEQAEGDTPGDRRTRFAAAGEVGQYVDTLPTVEASRQGHGTVHHVAFQTPTDDEQAEMRTAVRSMGLRPTQQIDRHWFRSVYFREFDGVLFELATKEPGYDSDEPLDDLGGRLVLPGEFEDRREQIEAGLPEITIPQPDSADADAEDEVNAADD
- a CDS encoding DUF5804 family protein, with product MTDVCIVAKEGKRLPGDLYAYETAYRALSTYDATYPWENALAVETISLGTAVSLLNDLDWYLARVAADAFVRDPSVSETEWLSRPLARDLRDGDGDPEDRVNRLKVYGIEDGRLVDPTMVLRGDAQEGTYERAEYDDAVVVRVTKDEFF
- a CDS encoding 5'-deoxyadenosine deaminase, whose translation is MLLTGTVVVDAETAVADGAVVTDGDRIAAVGEREALVEQYADHERRDHDIVAPGLVGAHVHSVQSLGRGIADDTELLDWLFESVLPMEAGLDREGMRVAAELGYLECLASGTTTVVDHLSVHHADAAFEAAGETGIRARMGKVLMDTASPDGLEEATDAGLAESERLIREYHGAFDDRVRYAVTPRFAVTCSEACLRGARDLADAYDGVRIHTHASENRDEIETVEDRTGMRNVHWLDEVGLTGEDVVLAHCVWTDETEREVLAETGTHVTHCPSSNMKLASGIAPIEDYLERGINVALGNDGPPCNNTLDAFTEMRQASLLGKVDSLDPTAVPAETVFEMATRNGAEAAGFERVGELREGWAADLVCLDADGARSTPIHDVHSHLVYAAHGDDVALTMVDGEVRYEDGDYPGFDAAATLASAREYAAEL
- a CDS encoding PLP-dependent cysteine synthase family protein, which gives rise to MIDSILDAIGTPLLRLPSPEGATVAAKVESFNPGGSAKDRPAREMVLAAEEAGNLSPGDRIVEATSGNTGIGLAVVSAARGYDLTIVMPADMSQERRNLLRAYGADLELVEGSMTDANERAAEIAAETDAYPIRQFENDANPRAHYRTTAEEILEQVDGRDIDAFVAAVGTGGTITGTSHRLLEEFPDMEVVAVEPEGNAVLSGEEPGEDAFQGMGPGFVSDILDVEVIDTVETVAIDDAEAECRSLAREQGVLVGQSSGAVSLVAQRVAERYAYEADDDEDPLVVTMFWDSGERYLTAGVFD
- a CDS encoding ferritin-like domain-containing protein, which encodes MSSTEVTRLLKKAYQDEIETVMNYMSNSIVLDGVRAEEIKESLQADIQEELGHAEQLGNRLKQLEEAPPGSGEFEASQHSLQPPEDTTDVLSVIEGVIEAEEDAIATYRDLITVAEEADDPVTADLATTLLADEEAHRTEFRGYRKEYKK
- a CDS encoding thioredoxin domain-containing protein encodes the protein MSDPTDRNRLADEASPYLQQHADNPVNWQPWDDRAFEAAEERDVPVFLSIGYSACHWCHVMAEESFEDPDIADYLNEHFVPVKVDREERPDVDELYMTVAQLATGGGGWPLSVWLTPDKRPFYVGTYFPPESTERQTGFRDVLRSLHQRWEGEREAVEERADQWADALKGEVEDVPTPAEEPPGSDVLDAAAREGVRRADREHGGWGQGQKFPQPGRLHVLLRAAANADGTDSDGTGAPADDEERPADAARAVATETLDAMAAGGLYDHLGGGFHRYCVDREWTVPHFEKMLYDNAELARVYLAGHQLTGTDRYREVAAGALDFLADELAHPEGGFYSTLDARSEGEEGTFYVWTLDEVSDAVDDPADATVFGAYYGVTQSGNFEGSTVLTRRRDLSTVADDLGMSVEETRERLDRAHAEVYDARTERTRPARDEKVIGAWNGLAIRAFAEAGLVLDADYAERAADALGFVRDHLWDGETNRLARRYANGASSGNGYLEDYAFLAAGALTTYEATGDVAHLAFACDLADALVAEFHDDGTLYFTPASGEQLLARPQDLADRSTPSPTGVAVSVLDALAAFRPEGEYRAVVEDVLATHADTVENRGFTHPSLVLAAAERERGHLELTVAADDVPDAWRDAVAARYLPDRLLSRRPPTAGGLDGWLDRLGLDEAPPIWAGREARDGPTAYVCRRACSPPVTDTDALTEWLEEYR